A window from Piliocolobus tephrosceles isolate RC106 chromosome 11, ASM277652v3, whole genome shotgun sequence encodes these proteins:
- the NEU4 gene encoding sialidase-4 isoform X1: MMSSAAFPRWPQSMGAPHTPSRTVLFQRERTGLTYRVPSLLPVPPGPTLLAFVEQRLSPDDSHAHRLVLRRGTRAGGSVRWGSLQVLGTAALAEHRSMNPCPVHDTGTGTVFLFFIAVLGHTPEAVQIATGRNAARLCCVASRDAGLSWGSARDLTEEAIGGAVQDWATFAVGPGHGVQLPSGRLLVPAYTYRVDRRECFGKICRTSPHSFAFYSDDHGRTWRCGGLVPNLRSGECQLAAVDGGQAGSFLYCNARSPLGSRVQALSTDEGTSFLSAERVASLPETAWGCQGSIVGFPAPAPSRPGDGGWSVGPGSPLHTPGLGPGVHEPPEEAAGDPRGGQVPGGPCSHLQPQGDGPRQPGPRPGVGGDVGSWTLALPMPFAAPPQSPTWLLYSHPVGRRARLHMGIRLSQAPLDPHSWTEPWVIYEGPSGYSDLASVGPAPEGGLVFACLYESGARTSYDEISFCTFSLREVLENVPASPEPPNLGDKPRGWCWPS; the protein is encoded by the exons ATGATGAGCTCTGCAGCCTTCCCGAGGTGGCCG CAGAGCATGGGGGCCCCTCATACCCCTTCACGGACAGTGCTCTTCCAGCGAGAGAGGACCGGCCTGACCTACCGCGTGCCCTCGCTGCTCCCCGTGCCCCCCGGGCCCACCCTGCTGGCCTTTGTGGAGCAGCGGCTCAGCCCCGACGACTCCCACGCCCACCGCCTGGTGCTGAGGAGGGGCACACGGGCCGGGGGCTCCGTGCGG TGGGGCTCCCTGCAGGTGCTGGGGACAGCGGCCCTGGCAGAGCACCGATCCATGAACCCCTGCCCCGTGCACGACACTGGCACAGGCACCGTCTTCCTTTTCTTCATCGCGGTGCTGGGCCACACGCCCGAGGCCGTGCAGATCGCCACGGGAAGGAACGCCGCACGCCTCTGCTGTGTGGCCAGCCGTGACGCCGGTCTCTCGTGGGGCAGTGCCCGGGACCTCACCGAGGAGGCCATCGGTGGTGCCGTGCAGG ACTGGGCCACGTTCGCCGTGGGTCCCGGCCATGGCGTGCAGCTGCCCTCAGGCCGCCTGCTGGTGCCCGCCTACACCTACCGCGTGGACCGCCGAGAGTGTTTTGGCAAGATCTGCCGGACCAGCCCCCACTCCTTCGCCTTCTACAGCGATGACCACGGCCGCACCTGGCGCTGTGGAGGCCTCGTGCCCAACCTGCGCTCAGGCGAGTGCCAGCTGGCGGCAGTGGATGGTGGACAGGCCGGCAGCTTCCTCTACTGCAATGCCCGGAGCCCCCTGGGCAGCCGCGTGCAGGCGCTCAGCACTGACGAGGGCACCTCCTTCCTGTCTGCTGAGCGCGTGGCTTCCCTGCCCGAGACGGCCTGGGGCTGCCAGGGCAGCATCGTGGGCTTCCCAGCCCCCGCCCCCAGCAGGCCAGGGGATGGCGGTTGGTCAGTGGGCCCCGGGAGTCCCCTCCACACTCCGGGCCTTGGTCCTGGAGTCCATGAACCCCCAGAGGAGGCTGCCGGAGACCCCCGTGGAGGCCAGGTGCCTGGTGGGCCCTGCAGCCATCTGCAGCCTCAGGGGGACGGccccaggcagcctggccccaGGCCTGGGGTCGGTGGGGATGTGGGGTCCTGGACCCTAGCGCTCCCCATGCCCTTTGCTGCCCCGCCCCAGAGCCCCACGTGGCTGCTGTACTCCCACCCAGTGGGGCGCAGGGCTCGGCTGCACATGGGTATCCGGCTGAGCCAGGCCCCGCTCGACCCACACAGCTGGACAGAGCCCTGGGTGATCTACGAGGGCCCCAGTGGCTACTCCGACCTGGCGTCCGTCGGGCCGGCCCCTGAGGGGGGCCTGGTTTTCGCCTGCCTGTATGAGAGTGGGGCCAGAACCTCCTATGATGAGATTTCCTTTTGCACATTCTCCCTACGTGAGGTCCTGGAGAACGTGCCCGCCAGCCCCGAGCCGCCCAACCTTGGGGACAAGCCTCGGGGGTGGTGCTGGCCCTCCTGA
- the NEU4 gene encoding sialidase-4 isoform X2, whose amino-acid sequence MMSSAAFPRWPSMGAPHTPSRTVLFQRERTGLTYRVPSLLPVPPGPTLLAFVEQRLSPDDSHAHRLVLRRGTRAGGSVRWGSLQVLGTAALAEHRSMNPCPVHDTGTGTVFLFFIAVLGHTPEAVQIATGRNAARLCCVASRDAGLSWGSARDLTEEAIGGAVQDWATFAVGPGHGVQLPSGRLLVPAYTYRVDRRECFGKICRTSPHSFAFYSDDHGRTWRCGGLVPNLRSGECQLAAVDGGQAGSFLYCNARSPLGSRVQALSTDEGTSFLSAERVASLPETAWGCQGSIVGFPAPAPSRPGDGGWSVGPGSPLHTPGLGPGVHEPPEEAAGDPRGGQVPGGPCSHLQPQGDGPRQPGPRPGVGGDVGSWTLALPMPFAAPPQSPTWLLYSHPVGRRARLHMGIRLSQAPLDPHSWTEPWVIYEGPSGYSDLASVGPAPEGGLVFACLYESGARTSYDEISFCTFSLREVLENVPASPEPPNLGDKPRGWCWPS is encoded by the exons ATGATGAGCTCTGCAGCCTTCCCGAGGTGGCCG AGCATGGGGGCCCCTCATACCCCTTCACGGACAGTGCTCTTCCAGCGAGAGAGGACCGGCCTGACCTACCGCGTGCCCTCGCTGCTCCCCGTGCCCCCCGGGCCCACCCTGCTGGCCTTTGTGGAGCAGCGGCTCAGCCCCGACGACTCCCACGCCCACCGCCTGGTGCTGAGGAGGGGCACACGGGCCGGGGGCTCCGTGCGG TGGGGCTCCCTGCAGGTGCTGGGGACAGCGGCCCTGGCAGAGCACCGATCCATGAACCCCTGCCCCGTGCACGACACTGGCACAGGCACCGTCTTCCTTTTCTTCATCGCGGTGCTGGGCCACACGCCCGAGGCCGTGCAGATCGCCACGGGAAGGAACGCCGCACGCCTCTGCTGTGTGGCCAGCCGTGACGCCGGTCTCTCGTGGGGCAGTGCCCGGGACCTCACCGAGGAGGCCATCGGTGGTGCCGTGCAGG ACTGGGCCACGTTCGCCGTGGGTCCCGGCCATGGCGTGCAGCTGCCCTCAGGCCGCCTGCTGGTGCCCGCCTACACCTACCGCGTGGACCGCCGAGAGTGTTTTGGCAAGATCTGCCGGACCAGCCCCCACTCCTTCGCCTTCTACAGCGATGACCACGGCCGCACCTGGCGCTGTGGAGGCCTCGTGCCCAACCTGCGCTCAGGCGAGTGCCAGCTGGCGGCAGTGGATGGTGGACAGGCCGGCAGCTTCCTCTACTGCAATGCCCGGAGCCCCCTGGGCAGCCGCGTGCAGGCGCTCAGCACTGACGAGGGCACCTCCTTCCTGTCTGCTGAGCGCGTGGCTTCCCTGCCCGAGACGGCCTGGGGCTGCCAGGGCAGCATCGTGGGCTTCCCAGCCCCCGCCCCCAGCAGGCCAGGGGATGGCGGTTGGTCAGTGGGCCCCGGGAGTCCCCTCCACACTCCGGGCCTTGGTCCTGGAGTCCATGAACCCCCAGAGGAGGCTGCCGGAGACCCCCGTGGAGGCCAGGTGCCTGGTGGGCCCTGCAGCCATCTGCAGCCTCAGGGGGACGGccccaggcagcctggccccaGGCCTGGGGTCGGTGGGGATGTGGGGTCCTGGACCCTAGCGCTCCCCATGCCCTTTGCTGCCCCGCCCCAGAGCCCCACGTGGCTGCTGTACTCCCACCCAGTGGGGCGCAGGGCTCGGCTGCACATGGGTATCCGGCTGAGCCAGGCCCCGCTCGACCCACACAGCTGGACAGAGCCCTGGGTGATCTACGAGGGCCCCAGTGGCTACTCCGACCTGGCGTCCGTCGGGCCGGCCCCTGAGGGGGGCCTGGTTTTCGCCTGCCTGTATGAGAGTGGGGCCAGAACCTCCTATGATGAGATTTCCTTTTGCACATTCTCCCTACGTGAGGTCCTGGAGAACGTGCCCGCCAGCCCCGAGCCGCCCAACCTTGGGGACAAGCCTCGGGGGTGGTGCTGGCCCTCCTGA
- the NEU4 gene encoding sialidase-4 isoform X3: MGAPHTPSRTVLFQRERTGLTYRVPSLLPVPPGPTLLAFVEQRLSPDDSHAHRLVLRRGTRAGGSVRWGSLQVLGTAALAEHRSMNPCPVHDTGTGTVFLFFIAVLGHTPEAVQIATGRNAARLCCVASRDAGLSWGSARDLTEEAIGGAVQDWATFAVGPGHGVQLPSGRLLVPAYTYRVDRRECFGKICRTSPHSFAFYSDDHGRTWRCGGLVPNLRSGECQLAAVDGGQAGSFLYCNARSPLGSRVQALSTDEGTSFLSAERVASLPETAWGCQGSIVGFPAPAPSRPGDGGWSVGPGSPLHTPGLGPGVHEPPEEAAGDPRGGQVPGGPCSHLQPQGDGPRQPGPRPGVGGDVGSWTLALPMPFAAPPQSPTWLLYSHPVGRRARLHMGIRLSQAPLDPHSWTEPWVIYEGPSGYSDLASVGPAPEGGLVFACLYESGARTSYDEISFCTFSLREVLENVPASPEPPNLGDKPRGWCWPS; the protein is encoded by the exons ATGGGGGCCCCTCATACCCCTTCACGGACAGTGCTCTTCCAGCGAGAGAGGACCGGCCTGACCTACCGCGTGCCCTCGCTGCTCCCCGTGCCCCCCGGGCCCACCCTGCTGGCCTTTGTGGAGCAGCGGCTCAGCCCCGACGACTCCCACGCCCACCGCCTGGTGCTGAGGAGGGGCACACGGGCCGGGGGCTCCGTGCGG TGGGGCTCCCTGCAGGTGCTGGGGACAGCGGCCCTGGCAGAGCACCGATCCATGAACCCCTGCCCCGTGCACGACACTGGCACAGGCACCGTCTTCCTTTTCTTCATCGCGGTGCTGGGCCACACGCCCGAGGCCGTGCAGATCGCCACGGGAAGGAACGCCGCACGCCTCTGCTGTGTGGCCAGCCGTGACGCCGGTCTCTCGTGGGGCAGTGCCCGGGACCTCACCGAGGAGGCCATCGGTGGTGCCGTGCAGG ACTGGGCCACGTTCGCCGTGGGTCCCGGCCATGGCGTGCAGCTGCCCTCAGGCCGCCTGCTGGTGCCCGCCTACACCTACCGCGTGGACCGCCGAGAGTGTTTTGGCAAGATCTGCCGGACCAGCCCCCACTCCTTCGCCTTCTACAGCGATGACCACGGCCGCACCTGGCGCTGTGGAGGCCTCGTGCCCAACCTGCGCTCAGGCGAGTGCCAGCTGGCGGCAGTGGATGGTGGACAGGCCGGCAGCTTCCTCTACTGCAATGCCCGGAGCCCCCTGGGCAGCCGCGTGCAGGCGCTCAGCACTGACGAGGGCACCTCCTTCCTGTCTGCTGAGCGCGTGGCTTCCCTGCCCGAGACGGCCTGGGGCTGCCAGGGCAGCATCGTGGGCTTCCCAGCCCCCGCCCCCAGCAGGCCAGGGGATGGCGGTTGGTCAGTGGGCCCCGGGAGTCCCCTCCACACTCCGGGCCTTGGTCCTGGAGTCCATGAACCCCCAGAGGAGGCTGCCGGAGACCCCCGTGGAGGCCAGGTGCCTGGTGGGCCCTGCAGCCATCTGCAGCCTCAGGGGGACGGccccaggcagcctggccccaGGCCTGGGGTCGGTGGGGATGTGGGGTCCTGGACCCTAGCGCTCCCCATGCCCTTTGCTGCCCCGCCCCAGAGCCCCACGTGGCTGCTGTACTCCCACCCAGTGGGGCGCAGGGCTCGGCTGCACATGGGTATCCGGCTGAGCCAGGCCCCGCTCGACCCACACAGCTGGACAGAGCCCTGGGTGATCTACGAGGGCCCCAGTGGCTACTCCGACCTGGCGTCCGTCGGGCCGGCCCCTGAGGGGGGCCTGGTTTTCGCCTGCCTGTATGAGAGTGGGGCCAGAACCTCCTATGATGAGATTTCCTTTTGCACATTCTCCCTACGTGAGGTCCTGGAGAACGTGCCCGCCAGCCCCGAGCCGCCCAACCTTGGGGACAAGCCTCGGGGGTGGTGCTGGCCCTCCTGA
- the PDCD1 gene encoding programmed cell death protein 1 isoform X2, with protein MQIPQAPWPVVWAVLQLGWRPGWFLESPDRPWNPPTFSPALLLVTEGDNATFTCSFSNASESFVLNWYRMSPSNQTDKLAAFPEDRSQPGQDCRFRVTQLPNGRDFHMSVVRARRNDSGTYLCGAISLAPKAQIKESLRAELRVTERRAEVPTAHPSPSPRPAAQFQALVVGVVGGLLGSLVLLVWVLAVICSRAAQGTIEARRTGQPLEDPSAVPVFSVDYGELDFQWREKTPEPPAPCVPEQTEYATIVFPSGLGTSSPARRGSADGPRSPRPLRPEDGHCSWPL; from the exons ATGCAGATCCCACAGGCACCCTGGCCGGTCGTCTGGGCGGTGCTACAACTGGGTTGGAGGCCAGGATGGTTCTTAG aATCCCCGGACAGGCCCTGGAACCCCCCCACCTtctccccagccctgctcctggTGACCGAAGGAGACAACGCCACCTTCACCTGCAGCTTCTCCAACGCCTCAGAGAGCTTCGTGCTGAACTGGTACCGCATGAGCCCCAGCAACCAGACGGACAAGCTGGCTGCCTTCCCCGAGGACCGCAGCCAGCCAGGCCAGGACTGCCGCTTCCGCGTCACACAACTGCCCAATGGGCGCGACTTCCACATGAGCGTGGTCAGGGCCCGGCGCAATGACAGCGGCACCTACCTCTGTGGGGCCATCTCCCTGGCCCCCAAGGCGCAGATCAAAGAGAGCCTGCGGGCAGAGCTCAGGGTCACAG AGAGAAGGGCAGAAGTGCCCAcagcccaccccagcccctcacccAGGCCAGCTGCCCAGTTCCAAGCCCTGGTGGTCGGTGTCGTGGGCGGCCTGCTGGGCAGCCTGGTGCTGCTAGTCTGGGTCCTGGCCGTCATCTGCTCCCGGGCTGCACAAG GGACCATAGAAGCCAGGCGCACCGGCCAGCCCCTG GAGGACCCCTCAGCCGTGCCTGTGTTCTCTGTGGACTATGGGGAGCTGGATTTCCAGTGGCGAGAGAAGACCCCGGAGCCCCCCGCACCCTGTGTCCCTGAGCAGACGGAGTACGCCACCATCGTCTTTCCTAGTGGGCTGGGCACCTCGTCCCCGGCCCGCAGGGGCTCAGCCGACGGCCCTCGGAGTCCCCGGCCACTGAGGCCTGAGGATGGACACTGCTCTTGGCCCCTCTGA
- the PDCD1 gene encoding programmed cell death protein 1 isoform X1: protein MQIPQAPWPVVWAVLQLGWRPGWFLESPDRPWNPPTFSPALLLVTEGDNATFTCSFSNASESFVLNWYRMSPSNQTDKLAAFPEDRSQPGQDCRFRVTQLPNGRDFHMSVVRARRNDSGTYLCGAISLAPKAQIKESLRAELRVTERRAEVPTAHPSPSPRPAAQFQALVVGVVGGLLGSLVLLVWVLAVICSRAAQGTIEARRTGQPLKEDPSAVPVFSVDYGELDFQWREKTPEPPAPCVPEQTEYATIVFPSGLGTSSPARRGSADGPRSPRPLRPEDGHCSWPL, encoded by the exons ATGCAGATCCCACAGGCACCCTGGCCGGTCGTCTGGGCGGTGCTACAACTGGGTTGGAGGCCAGGATGGTTCTTAG aATCCCCGGACAGGCCCTGGAACCCCCCCACCTtctccccagccctgctcctggTGACCGAAGGAGACAACGCCACCTTCACCTGCAGCTTCTCCAACGCCTCAGAGAGCTTCGTGCTGAACTGGTACCGCATGAGCCCCAGCAACCAGACGGACAAGCTGGCTGCCTTCCCCGAGGACCGCAGCCAGCCAGGCCAGGACTGCCGCTTCCGCGTCACACAACTGCCCAATGGGCGCGACTTCCACATGAGCGTGGTCAGGGCCCGGCGCAATGACAGCGGCACCTACCTCTGTGGGGCCATCTCCCTGGCCCCCAAGGCGCAGATCAAAGAGAGCCTGCGGGCAGAGCTCAGGGTCACAG AGAGAAGGGCAGAAGTGCCCAcagcccaccccagcccctcacccAGGCCAGCTGCCCAGTTCCAAGCCCTGGTGGTCGGTGTCGTGGGCGGCCTGCTGGGCAGCCTGGTGCTGCTAGTCTGGGTCCTGGCCGTCATCTGCTCCCGGGCTGCACAAG GGACCATAGAAGCCAGGCGCACCGGCCAGCCCCTG AAGGAGGACCCCTCAGCCGTGCCTGTGTTCTCTGTGGACTATGGGGAGCTGGATTTCCAGTGGCGAGAGAAGACCCCGGAGCCCCCCGCACCCTGTGTCCCTGAGCAGACGGAGTACGCCACCATCGTCTTTCCTAGTGGGCTGGGCACCTCGTCCCCGGCCCGCAGGGGCTCAGCCGACGGCCCTCGGAGTCCCCGGCCACTGAGGCCTGAGGATGGACACTGCTCTTGGCCCCTCTGA